One Pseudonocardia abyssalis DNA segment encodes these proteins:
- a CDS encoding AAA family ATPase: MRPVLLELDGFASFREPTVVDFTGAEYFALVGPTGSGKSTIIDAITFALYGSVPRWDNQRTVALALAPTAGRGTVKLVFDVGGARYVAARELRRAASGSVSVRSARLERLRDPSGTAGVDEETEPLADGAGGVTSAVEELLGLPFGDFTTCVVLPQGDFAEFLHTEPRKRQEKLVRILGLGLYDQIAREANSESAAQRQRAEVLSEQLTGYADATPAAEAAAQRRVDALVALTGRVDALVPRIEKAAAEQAAAEADAARIRAEGTVLAALTAPDGLADLDARRAATATALSTAAVAHSSAEAEDGDARDALAAAPERGPLELVRSRHAELAALTGDLPGLRDRHAKSLAAFDTAARDAADARTALDTARAARDTATVAATTAADTVRRLISERDGLRALAVPAGLDALGRRRSAAVAALAEADSALAAAESADARARDALDAAPARGPLEQARREHAERASVLQEQEAAVARRADAERAVAAAAERVRAARHALDHAEARRADGQRADLAAALRPALAVGEPCPVCAQAVATLPPAGAEPDPGAERAVVDAVGAHDAARTEEAAASSALARAAADADRLDSALQRLRPEPDAATVEQRLDGLAEAERTARDADTAVRAARRARETEAREVDTVRAETQGAAAALRTARDPLVPFGAPAVSDDDVLAGWTALVWWASEQAADRDTALTGARAAVAVADGESDAASSALHAADRAATDRRAEETAAARAEQEARGAVDGVQARLGELRTALDGAPSDADAARSLERRSVLEDAARTSDAALRSARAALRAAEREAAQVADEVGAAWSALRAARDPLVPLGAPAVTGDDLRAAWDRLAGWASDAAADRRTAWTAADAAARSARESRDTAVRALVDDLAAHDLALPPARPDASRPDASRPDASRPDASRPDASRPDGPHADPGAARSTVAAAVERARAAHARLAERRDTVARITADRDAAEEAQQVAKMLGGLLRSDGFPRWLVASALDALVADASTSLAELSGGQFALTHDNGEFLVIDHADADAKRPVKTLSGGETFQASLALALALSAQMSGLAARGAARLESIFLDEGFGTLDEANLEVVASTLENLAARGDRMVGVVTHVPALAERVPVRFRVARDQRTSSVTRENL, encoded by the coding sequence GTGAGGCCGGTCCTGCTCGAGCTCGACGGGTTCGCCTCGTTCCGCGAGCCCACGGTCGTCGACTTCACCGGTGCGGAGTACTTCGCGCTGGTCGGGCCCACCGGCTCGGGCAAGTCCACGATCATCGACGCCATCACGTTCGCGCTCTACGGGTCGGTGCCGCGCTGGGACAACCAGCGCACGGTGGCGCTCGCGCTCGCGCCGACGGCCGGACGGGGCACCGTCAAGCTCGTGTTCGACGTCGGCGGGGCGCGCTACGTCGCCGCGCGCGAGCTGCGCCGGGCGGCGTCGGGGTCGGTGTCGGTGCGCTCGGCGCGGCTGGAACGGCTGCGCGACCCGTCGGGCACGGCCGGCGTCGACGAGGAGACCGAGCCGCTCGCCGACGGCGCCGGGGGCGTCACCTCGGCCGTCGAGGAGCTCCTCGGGCTGCCCTTCGGCGATTTCACGACGTGCGTCGTGCTGCCCCAGGGCGACTTCGCGGAGTTCCTGCACACCGAGCCGCGCAAACGCCAGGAGAAACTGGTCCGGATCCTCGGGCTCGGCCTCTACGACCAGATCGCGCGCGAGGCGAACAGCGAGTCCGCCGCGCAGCGCCAGCGCGCGGAGGTCCTGTCCGAGCAGCTCACCGGCTACGCCGACGCCACGCCGGCGGCCGAGGCGGCCGCGCAGCGACGGGTCGACGCGCTGGTGGCGCTGACCGGCCGGGTCGACGCGCTCGTGCCCCGGATCGAGAAGGCCGCCGCGGAGCAGGCCGCGGCCGAGGCCGACGCGGCCCGGATCCGCGCGGAGGGCACGGTCCTCGCGGCGCTGACGGCCCCTGACGGGCTGGCCGACCTCGACGCCCGACGGGCCGCCACGGCCACCGCGCTCTCGACAGCCGCCGTCGCCCACTCCTCGGCGGAGGCCGAGGACGGCGACGCCCGCGACGCGCTCGCCGCCGCCCCGGAGCGCGGCCCGCTCGAGCTCGTCCGCTCCCGGCACGCCGAGCTCGCCGCCCTCACCGGCGACCTGCCCGGCCTGCGCGACCGGCACGCCAAGTCGCTCGCGGCCTTCGACACCGCTGCCCGCGACGCCGCCGACGCCCGCACCGCGCTCGACACCGCCCGGGCCGCCCGCGACACGGCCACCGTCGCCGCGACGACCGCCGCCGACACCGTCCGCCGACTGATCTCCGAGCGCGACGGCCTGCGCGCGCTCGCCGTCCCCGCCGGGCTCGACGCCCTCGGTCGCCGTCGCAGCGCCGCCGTCGCCGCACTGGCCGAGGCCGACTCGGCGCTCGCCGCCGCCGAGTCGGCCGACGCCCGGGCCCGCGACGCCCTCGACGCCGCCCCCGCCCGCGGCCCGTTGGAGCAGGCGCGCCGCGAGCACGCCGAGCGGGCGTCCGTGCTGCAGGAGCAGGAGGCCGCGGTCGCCCGCCGGGCCGACGCCGAACGCGCTGTCGCCGCGGCCGCCGAGCGGGTGCGTGCCGCCCGGCACGCGCTCGACCACGCGGAGGCCCGCCGGGCCGACGGCCAGCGCGCCGATCTCGCCGCCGCGCTGCGCCCCGCGCTCGCGGTGGGGGAGCCGTGCCCGGTGTGCGCGCAGGCCGTCGCGACGCTTCCCCCGGCCGGTGCGGAGCCCGACCCCGGTGCGGAGCGGGCCGTCGTCGACGCGGTGGGTGCCCACGACGCCGCGCGCACCGAGGAGGCCGCCGCGTCGTCGGCCCTGGCCCGGGCCGCGGCCGACGCCGACCGGCTCGACTCCGCGCTGCAGCGGCTGCGCCCCGAGCCCGACGCCGCGACCGTCGAGCAGCGGCTCGACGGTCTCGCCGAGGCCGAGCGCACCGCCCGCGACGCGGACACGGCCGTCCGCGCCGCCCGTCGCGCGCGGGAGACCGAGGCCCGCGAGGTCGACACCGTGCGGGCCGAGACACAGGGCGCCGCCGCCGCGCTGCGCACCGCCCGCGACCCCCTCGTCCCGTTCGGGGCCCCCGCCGTGTCCGACGACGACGTGCTCGCCGGCTGGACCGCGCTCGTCTGGTGGGCCTCGGAGCAGGCGGCCGACCGCGACACCGCGCTGACCGGCGCGCGGGCCGCCGTGGCCGTCGCCGACGGGGAGTCCGACGCCGCCTCGAGCGCGCTGCACGCGGCCGACCGCGCCGCCACCGACCGCCGCGCCGAGGAGACCGCCGCCGCCCGCGCCGAGCAGGAGGCGCGCGGGGCCGTCGACGGGGTGCAGGCGCGGCTGGGGGAGCTGCGCACGGCCCTCGACGGCGCGCCGTCCGACGCCGACGCCGCCCGTTCCCTGGAGCGGCGCAGCGTCCTGGAGGATGCGGCCCGCACGTCCGACGCCGCGCTGCGCAGCGCCCGCGCCGCCCTGCGCGCGGCGGAGCGGGAGGCGGCGCAGGTGGCCGACGAGGTCGGAGCGGCCTGGTCGGCACTGCGCGCGGCGCGCGACCCGCTGGTGCCGCTCGGGGCCCCCGCCGTCACCGGCGACGACCTGCGCGCGGCCTGGGACAGGCTCGCCGGGTGGGCGTCGGACGCTGCGGCCGACCGACGCACCGCCTGGACCGCGGCCGACGCCGCCGCCCGGTCGGCCCGGGAGTCCCGCGACACCGCGGTGCGTGCCCTCGTCGACGACCTCGCGGCCCACGACCTGGCCCTGCCGCCGGCCCGCCCCGACGCCTCGCGCCCCGATGCCTCGCGCCCCGATGCCTCGCGCCCCGACGCCTCGCGCCCCGACGCCTCACGCCCGGACGGCCCGCACGCCGATCCGGGGGCCGCGCGATCCACCGTGGCCGCCGCGGTCGAGCGGGCCCGGGCCGCACACGCCCGCCTGGCCGAGCGCCGGGACACCGTCGCGCGGATCACGGCCGACCGCGACGCCGCCGAGGAGGCCCAGCAGGTCGCGAAGATGCTCGGCGGGCTGCTGCGCTCCGACGGCTTCCCCCGCTGGCTGGTGGCCTCCGCACTCGACGCGCTCGTGGCCGACGCCTCCACCAGTCTCGCCGAGCTGTCCGGCGGCCAGTTCGCACTGACCCACGACAACGGCGAGTTCCTGGTGATCGACCACGCCGACGCCGACGCGAAGCGCCCGGTCAAGACGCTGTCCGGCGGGGAGACCTTCCAGGCGAGCCTCGCGCTGGCCCTCGCCCTGTCGGCCCAGATGTCCGGGCTCGCCGCCCGCGGGGCGGCGCGGTTGGAGTCGATCTTCCTGGACGAGGGGTTCGGCACGCTCGACGAGGCCAACCTCGAGGTCGTCGCGAGCACCCTGGAGAACCTCGCGGCCCGCGGCGACCGGATGGTCGGGGTCGTCACGCACGTCCCGGCGCTGGCGGAGCGGGTACCGGTGCGGTTCCGGGTGGCGCGCGACCAGCGCACGTCGTCGGTGACGAGGGAGAACCTGTGA
- a CDS encoding DUF3558 family protein: MRMITTMTVAALLLAGAGCARGASGPDLGAVAPCDLLTPAQVAAAGLGPGRAADAGPVRSCSWRQEGAGFTVPVLLTVAPGAGLDEFRSASGGPGVEFVDDEIGGFAALRTSGEGCSTVVDVGSGVLAVAGGADCDAQREITELALANMPG, from the coding sequence ATGAGGATGATCACGACGATGACGGTGGCCGCCCTGCTGCTGGCCGGAGCCGGGTGCGCGAGGGGTGCATCCGGGCCCGACCTCGGTGCGGTCGCCCCGTGCGACCTGCTCACCCCCGCCCAGGTCGCCGCCGCCGGGCTCGGGCCGGGACGAGCCGCCGACGCGGGACCGGTGCGGTCCTGCTCGTGGAGGCAGGAGGGTGCGGGGTTCACCGTGCCGGTGCTGCTCACGGTGGCGCCCGGCGCCGGGCTCGACGAGTTCCGGTCCGCGTCCGGGGGCCCCGGTGTCGAGTTCGTCGACGACGAGATCGGCGGCTTCGCGGCCCTGCGGACCTCGGGTGAGGGCTGTTCGACCGTCGTCGACGTCGGCTCGGGGGTGCTCGCGGTGGCCGGCGGGGCCGACTGCGACGCTCAGCGGGAGATCACCGAACTCGCGCTGGCGAACATGCCGGGCTGA